In Thalassotalea fonticola, a single genomic region encodes these proteins:
- a CDS encoding ATP-dependent nuclease, whose protein sequence is MHLSNISIKGYKVVNETSTVALHKGLNVIVGENASGKTSIIDAIRLLLREDEFGFSPVSEKDFHKPFTDNSQPADNFFIQGQFSGLSKDDKVTFLPWYDLKEHATLSLKFENKEKYGRYKKQVWGGSSKSSVFEWELFDKINCIYLPPLRDAEAKLKEGKSSRLAKLLKNLEASAIKDAKGNYKLHKLEERFKVFNDEIATSEDFPIKGMNDKISQQLKDAVGQTFGQHTHISFSEVGFNRIAESLRLFFFPGIEEHENKENYRSLDENSLGHNNLLYLATILAELIDSGEQDERLKVLLVEEPEAHLHPQLQIKLLKYLETISLSREIQVIVTTHSPVLASSATINSLIHICSNNGKVNATPIKDTGLDYKVSIKCETHDGCSDITIPESADFLTRWLDTTKSTLLFAKGIILVEGIAEAFIVPQLAKKILKKYNSTNKPKLPESIDEAGVSVVNMNGIYFKHFMRLFCNFGIEDKESANIPIRCSGMTDQDPEKDLDENGNKTIPASPTTANHNFGKNPALNLIATINKSEYCRLFVGPLKTLEYDLAMEGNNIQSMASVLAENWHNREEVYKELKEISEKDWCKETLKNKAEAANEILKRIEDKNMGKGYFAQLFSETITKNSELATPQYITNAVLWACGGKVSDQ, encoded by the coding sequence ATGCATTTATCAAATATAAGCATTAAAGGGTATAAAGTAGTAAACGAAACATCCACCGTTGCATTACATAAAGGGCTTAACGTAATTGTCGGTGAGAATGCATCAGGTAAAACATCGATAATTGATGCTATCAGGTTACTTTTGCGTGAAGATGAATTTGGCTTTTCACCAGTTTCCGAAAAAGACTTTCACAAACCATTTACTGACAATAGTCAACCAGCGGATAATTTTTTTATTCAAGGGCAGTTTAGTGGGTTATCAAAAGATGATAAAGTAACTTTCCTCCCTTGGTATGACTTAAAAGAGCATGCAACACTTAGTCTTAAATTTGAAAATAAAGAAAAATATGGGCGATATAAAAAGCAAGTATGGGGAGGTAGTTCTAAATCATCAGTGTTTGAATGGGAGTTATTTGACAAGATAAATTGTATATATTTACCCCCTCTAAGAGATGCCGAAGCAAAGCTAAAAGAGGGTAAATCATCTCGTTTAGCAAAATTATTGAAGAACTTAGAAGCTTCAGCAATTAAAGATGCGAAAGGTAATTACAAGCTCCATAAACTTGAAGAAAGGTTTAAAGTCTTTAATGACGAAATAGCTACTTCTGAAGACTTTCCGATTAAGGGCATGAATGACAAAATAAGTCAGCAACTAAAGGATGCAGTGGGTCAAACATTCGGGCAACATACACATATATCGTTCTCTGAAGTGGGTTTTAATCGAATTGCTGAAAGCCTGCGTTTGTTTTTCTTTCCGGGTATAGAAGAACATGAAAATAAAGAAAATTATCGTTCTTTAGACGAAAATAGTTTGGGGCATAATAACTTACTGTACCTAGCAACTATTCTTGCTGAGCTTATTGACTCAGGAGAGCAAGATGAACGCTTGAAAGTGCTGCTGGTTGAGGAGCCTGAAGCTCACTTACATCCTCAGCTTCAAATAAAGCTTTTAAAATACCTTGAGACAATATCTTTAAGCAGAGAAATTCAGGTCATTGTCACAACACACTCCCCTGTTTTAGCGTCATCCGCGACAATTAACAGTCTAATCCATATTTGTTCTAATAATGGGAAAGTTAATGCTACACCCATAAAAGATACAGGGTTGGATTATAAGGTCAGTATTAAGTGTGAAACGCACGATGGCTGCAGTGACATAACTATTCCTGAAAGTGCTGACTTTTTAACTCGTTGGTTAGATACAACAAAATCGACACTCTTGTTTGCCAAAGGAATAATTCTTGTAGAAGGTATTGCTGAAGCGTTTATCGTTCCTCAATTAGCAAAAAAAATACTTAAAAAGTATAACTCAACGAATAAACCTAAATTACCGGAAAGTATAGATGAAGCAGGTGTAAGCGTTGTTAATATGAATGGGATTTACTTTAAACATTTCATGAGACTGTTTTGTAATTTTGGTATTGAGGACAAAGAAAGTGCTAATATTCCCATCAGGTGTTCGGGAATGACAGATCAAGACCCAGAAAAGGACTTAGATGAAAATGGAAATAAAACAATTCCTGCTAGTCCAACTACTGCTAACCATAATTTTGGTAAAAATCCTGCACTGAATTTAATAGCAACAATCAATAAGTCTGAATACTGCCGCCTATTTGTAGGCCCTCTTAAAACCTTAGAGTATGACTTAGCTATGGAAGGCAATAATATTCAAAGCATGGCTAGTGTGCTTGCAGAAAATTGGCATAATAGAGAAGAGGTTTATAAAGAACTAAAAGAGATAAGTGAAAAAGATTGGTGCAAAGAAACGCTTAAAAATAAAGCTGAAGCAGCAAATGAAATTCTAAAAAGGATTGAAGATAAAAATATGGGTAAAGGATATTTTGCCCAGTTATTCTCTGAAACAATTACTAAAAATAGTGAATTAGCTACTCCTCAATATATAACTAATGCTGTTCTTTGGGCATGTGGGGGAAAAGTTAGTGACCAATAG